A region from the Nymphalis io chromosome 9, ilAglIoxx1.1, whole genome shotgun sequence genome encodes:
- the LOC126770563 gene encoding zinc finger protein ZFP2-like translates to MAVYLTKTMMSRLNKVTYPSTSSIEGETSHYNDQWEKLMMDSNIGVKLSKEMICRVCARNGCTPLSSKISDCDIMGAIRSVTNITINADDSLPKYICTECLESLKIAMRFKKICEVSDKKFRKILNPMGDPLIHSYPYSKHDFQLILHQMKLKRMETEEKAEKERRRRERLLQKKDPKTKEFKCSPCDMIFPNKEKLVAHRRERQCMRRACDICGQLVRSIAQHMRHNHEQNVVHKCPTCGKEFPIIARLKNHMLVHTNTFNFFCDLCPYKCKHKYYLVMHMRTHTGEKPYKCAQCPATFVNPSNLNKHKLTHQEKQFKCMLCEKAFRTGTALWEHHDAKHMNIKHTCTYCGRDFCYKSDLRKHEIRNHNRVKRDYIGGEPTYKQLERLQKMQEDQDALEKWRQQQIVGAQPQQATFIDQTKDFIQTPHSMYVSDVTQIIQQPTIAQQQTVQLTMPDLTLKKDEVKMYDAQGMAYF, encoded by the exons ATGGCtgtatatttaacgaaaactATGATGTCTCGATTAAATAAAGTTACTTATCCAAGTACGAGTTCGATCGAAGGCGAAACTAGCCATTACAATGATCAATGGGAAAAACTTATGATGGACAG taacataGGTGTCAAATTGTCAAAGGAAATGATCTGTAGAGTTTGTGCAAGAAATGGCTGCACACCATTGAGTAGCAAAATCAGTGATTGTGATATTATGGGAGCTATTCGCAGTGTCACTAATATAACA ataaatgcAGATGACTctttaccaaaatatatatgtactgaATGTCTTGAATCATTAAAGATAGCAATgaggtttaaaaaaatctgtgaAGTATCTGATAAGAAATTTAGGAAAATATTAAATCCTATGg GTGACCCGTTAATACATTCATATCCTTACTCAAAACatgattttcaattaatattgcatcaaatgaaattaaaaagaatggAAACTGAAGAAAAGGCTGAAAAGgaaagaagaagaagagaaAGACTGTTGCAAAAGAAAGATCCCAAAACAAAAGAATTTAAGTGTTCACCGTGTGATATGATATTCCCCAATAAA GAAAAGTTAGTTGCCCACCGGCGGGAGAGGCAATGCATGAGACGCGCATGTGATATTTGCGGGCAGCTTGTACGCAGCATTGCACAGCATATGCGACACAACCATGAGCAAAATGTGGTTCACAAGTGCCCTACTTGTGGCAAGGAGTTTCCTATCATTGCAAGACTAAAAAATCATAT GTTAGTGCACACAAACACATTCAACTTCTTCTGTGATCTGTGCCCGTATAAGTGCAAACACAAGTATTACCTGGTGATGCACATGCGAACGCATACTGGTGAAAAACCCTACAAGTGCGCACAATGCCCTGCTACATTCGTCAACCCCTCCAACCTTAATAAACACAAGCTGACACACCAGGAGAAGCAGTTCAAG TGCATGCTGTGTGAGAAGGCGTTCCGCACGGGCACAGCGCTGTGGGAGCACCACGACGCCAAGCACATGAACATCAAGCACACCTGCACGTACTGTGGGAGAGACTTCTGCTACAA ATCAGATCTACGAAAGCACGAAATCCGTAACCACAATCGCGTGAAGCGAGATTATATCGGTGGCGAGCCGACGTACAAGCAACTCGAGAGACTTCAGAAAATGCAAGAAGACCAAGACGCGCTCGAGAAATGGCGCCAACAGCAGATAGTGGGCGCTCAACCTCAGCAGGCCACTTTCATCGACCAGACAAAGGATTTTATACAAACACCACATTCTATGTATGTCTCTGATGTGACACAAATCATACAACAGCCGACTATTG CCCAGCAGCAGACTGTTCAGCTTACTAT GCCTGACTTGACGTTGAAGAAGGATGAAGTGAAAATGTATGATGCTCAAGGAATGgcgtatttttaa
- the LOC126770599 gene encoding zinc finger protein 681-like → MTSLLLLKSMLFASVLQKNKKKKKLRMKKPIPPSVIDLKLCRVCNLGKGEIPIFDNLTQPNISDEIRNFSGVIINKTDNLPKHLCKNCLDLLNGCIVFRDMCQTNNKVLIELSIKRETSFDESTQDSEDSYNIPSPNFSEDNSEIWGCTTCNKEFFDRASYDTHFNSCNKTTSDEQKEPEDSNKKTFLCDICGKTARSNANLLVHMGIHENVFPYKCDQCPYQGRTMDLLKVHKRTHMANKPFKCSLCPKTTTTSSNLAKHMRHVHSTTRPYKCTYCDKAFSYQHDMKRHIRDIHLRQGTVECDVCYKKFNTKKILQGHRWKIHKIKGERHGRLPSYLQCQLDDDNDNNTNESEPTY, encoded by the exons ATGACTTCCTTATTGTTACTAAAATCAATGCTGTTTGCCAGtgtcttacaaaaaaataaaaagaaaaagaaattaagAATGAAAAAACC AATACCACCATCAGTCATTGACTTAAAATTATGCAGGGTATGCAATTTAGGCAAAGGAGAGATtccaatatttgataatttaacaCAACCTAACATATCAGACGAAATTAGAAACTTTTCCGGAGtaata ataaataaaacagataactTGCCCAAGCATTTATGTAAAAACTGCTTAGACCTTCTCAATGGATGTATTGTGTTCAGAGATATGTGccaaacaaataataaagttttgatTGAACTGTCAATAAAAAGag AAACCAGCTTCGATGAAAGTACTCAAGATAGCGAAGACTCTTATAACATTCCCTCGCCAAATTTCTCAGAAGACAACTCTGAGATCTGGGGGTGCACTACATGTAAtaaagaattttttgacagg GCCTCATACGATACTCACTTTAACAGTTGTAATAAGACAACATCAGACGAACAAAAAGAACCTGAAGATAGCAATAAGAAGACATTTTTGTGTGATATCTGTGGGAAGACTGCTCGCTCGAATGCTAACCTtcttgtacatat gggTATTCACGAAAATGTATTCCCTTATAAATGTGACCAGTGTCCATATCAAGGGCGGACGATGGATTTACTAAAAGTGCATAAACGAACCCACATGGCAAATAAACCGTTCAAATGCTCCCTGTGTCCGAAAACCACCACAACTTCCAGTAACCTCGCGAAACATATGCGACACGTACATAGCACTACGAGGCCATATAAG TGTACTTACTGTGATAAGGCTTTCTCGTATCAGCATGATATGAAAAGGCATATACGAGACATACATTTACGACAAGGCACGGTCGAATGCGACGTTTGTTACAAGAAGTTTAATACCAA gaAAATATTACAAGGGCACCGATggaaaattcataaaataaaagggGAACGACATGGACGGCTGCCATCTTATTTGCAATGTCAATtagatgatgataatgataataatactaATGAAAGCGAAccgacatattaa